Proteins encoded in a region of the Moritella marina ATCC 15381 genome:
- a CDS encoding DEAD/DEAH box helicase produces MSFTDLGLSAPILKAVAEKGYDTPSAIQAQAIPAVLSGRDVMAAAQTGTGKTAGFTLPILEKLSQGPRPRANQARTLILTPTRELAAQIAENVEVYSKHLNLTSTVVFGGVKINPQMARLRRGVDILVATPGRLLDLYNQNAIRFHQLEILVLDEADRMLDMGFLRDIRKVLAVLPRKRQNLLFSATFSDDIRQLAKGLINDPVEISVTPRNAAAKSVEQWMHPVDKKKKPLLLTHLIKEHDWKQVLVFTKTKHGANKLTKHLEEQGINAAAIHGNKSQSARTKALANFKSGEVRALIATDIAARGIDIEQLPQVVNFELPNVPEDYVHRIGRTGRAGAEGTAISLVCQDEMKELVAIEQLTQKHLERVVVDGFAPMDSFPTTPGIRPPKAKKPKKEHQDGQRSAENSRGHKPASKNRRHTGQRSAAAPVANPSANKGNRRRPASSTPKSNSNA; encoded by the coding sequence ATGAGTTTTACCGACCTCGGTTTATCCGCTCCAATCCTAAAAGCTGTAGCAGAAAAAGGCTACGACACACCATCGGCAATTCAAGCGCAAGCGATTCCAGCTGTACTGTCAGGTAGGGATGTAATGGCTGCGGCACAAACAGGGACAGGTAAAACAGCTGGTTTTACTCTACCTATTTTAGAAAAACTAAGCCAAGGCCCACGCCCACGTGCGAATCAAGCACGTACGTTGATCCTAACGCCAACACGTGAACTTGCAGCACAGATTGCAGAAAACGTTGAAGTATATAGCAAGCACTTGAACTTAACGTCAACAGTGGTATTTGGTGGCGTTAAAATTAACCCACAAATGGCGCGTCTACGTCGTGGTGTTGATATTCTAGTTGCGACACCGGGCCGTTTACTCGATCTATATAACCAAAACGCCATTCGCTTTCACCAATTAGAAATATTGGTATTAGATGAAGCTGACCGCATGTTAGACATGGGTTTCTTGCGTGATATTCGTAAAGTACTTGCGGTATTACCAAGAAAACGCCAAAACTTACTCTTCTCAGCAACCTTCTCTGATGATATTCGTCAGCTTGCTAAAGGTTTAATCAACGATCCAGTTGAAATTTCAGTGACCCCCCGTAACGCAGCAGCTAAATCTGTTGAACAATGGATGCACCCTGTCGATAAAAAGAAAAAACCACTACTATTAACACACTTAATTAAAGAGCACGACTGGAAGCAAGTATTGGTATTTACCAAAACTAAGCACGGTGCGAACAAATTAACTAAACACTTAGAAGAGCAAGGTATTAATGCTGCAGCAATTCACGGTAATAAGAGCCAAAGTGCACGTACTAAAGCATTAGCAAACTTCAAATCGGGTGAAGTAAGAGCACTTATTGCAACTGATATTGCCGCTCGCGGTATCGATATCGAACAACTACCACAAGTGGTTAACTTCGAATTACCAAACGTACCTGAAGATTATGTTCACCGTATTGGTCGTACAGGTCGTGCGGGCGCTGAAGGTACTGCAATCTCATTAGTATGTCAGGACGAAATGAAAGAACTTGTTGCAATTGAGCAGTTAACCCAAAAACACCTTGAACGTGTTGTGGTTGACGGTTTTGCACCAATGGATTCATTCCCGACTACACCGGGTATCCGTCCACCAAAAGCGAAAAAACCAAAGAAAGAGCATCAAGACGGTCAACGTTCAGCTGAAAATTCACGTGGTCACAAACCGGCAAGTAAAAATCGTCGTCACACAGGCCAACGAAGTGCAGCAGCTCCAGTAGCAAACCCATCAGCAAATAAAGGCAACCGTCGCCGCCCTGCCAGTTCAACACCAAAGAGCAACAGTAACGCGTAA